One genomic region from Methanocaldococcus fervens AG86 encodes:
- a CDS encoding isopentenyl phosphate kinase, translating into MPTILKLGGSILSNKNMPFSVKWDNLERIAMEIRNALDYYKNKNKEIKLILVHGGGSFGHPVAKKYLKIENGNKTFVNMEKGFWDIQKAMRRFNNIVIDTLQSYGIPAVSIQPSSFVVFGDKLIFDTSAIKEMLKRNLVPVVHGDIVVDDKNNFKIISGDDIVPYLANNLKADLILYATDVDGVLINNNVIKRIDEKNIDEVLSYLSGSNTIDVTGGMRYKIEMIRRNKCRGFVFNGNKVNNIYKALLGEVEGTEIDFSK; encoded by the coding sequence ATGCCAACTATTTTAAAATTGGGAGGAAGTATTTTGTCTAACAAAAATATGCCTTTTTCCGTGAAGTGGGACAATTTAGAGAGAATAGCAATGGAAATAAGAAATGCCTTAGATTATTATAAAAATAAAAATAAGGAGATAAAACTAATATTGGTGCATGGTGGAGGTTCTTTTGGACATCCTGTAGCTAAAAAATATCTAAAAATTGAAAATGGAAATAAAACATTTGTAAATATGGAGAAAGGATTTTGGGACATACAAAAGGCTATGAGGAGATTTAACAACATAGTTATAGACACCTTACAGAGCTATGGAATCCCAGCTGTTTCCATACAGCCATCTTCATTTGTAGTTTTTGGAGATAAGCTAATTTTTGACACCTCTGCTATAAAAGAGATGCTTAAAAGAAATTTAGTTCCAGTAGTTCATGGAGATATAGTTGTTGATGATAAAAACAACTTTAAAATAATCTCTGGTGATGATATCGTTCCTTATTTAGCTAATAATTTAAAAGCTGATTTAATTCTTTATGCTACAGATGTCGATGGCGTTTTAATCAACAACAATGTGATAAAACGAATTGATGAAAAAAATATTGATGAAGTATTAAGTTATTTAAGCGGCTCAAACACCATAGACGTTACAGGAGGAATGAGGTATAAAATAGAGATGATTAGGAGAAATAAATGTAGAGGATTTGTATTTAATGGAAATAAAGTTAATAATATTTATAAGGCATTATTAGGAGAGGTTGAAGGAACAGAAATTGATTTTTCAAAATAA
- a CDS encoding 30S ribosomal protein S27e, giving the protein MELIPQPRTKFLRVQCPECNNEQVVFGSPATVVKCLTCGKVLVEPRGGKGKVKAKILEILG; this is encoded by the coding sequence ATGGAGTTAATCCCACAGCCAAGAACAAAATTCTTGAGAGTTCAATGCCCAGAATGCAACAATGAGCAAGTGGTCTTTGGAAGTCCAGCTACTGTTGTTAAGTGTTTAACATGTGGGAAAGTTTTAGTTGAGCCAAGAGGAGGAAAAGGAAAAGTTAAAGCTAAAATTTTAGAGATTTTAGGATAA
- a CDS encoding 50S ribosomal protein L44e, which yields MKMPKKVKRYCPYCKKHTIHTVEKAKKGRPSELTWGQRQFRRVTAGYGGFPRPLPDRSKPVKKIDLRFKCTECGKMHTKANGCFRSGRFEFIEK from the coding sequence ATGAAAATGCCGAAAAAAGTTAAGAGATACTGCCCGTACTGTAAAAAACACACTATCCATACAGTAGAGAAGGCAAAAAAAGGAAGACCTAGCGAGTTAACTTGGGGTCAAAGGCAGTTCAGAAGAGTAACAGCTGGTTATGGAGGTTTCCCAAGACCTTTACCAGACAGGTCAAAACCAGTCAAAAAGATTGACTTAAGATTTAAGTGTACTGAGTGCGGAAAAATGCACACAAAGGCAAACGGTTGCTTTAGGTCAGGAAGATTTGAGTTTATTGAGAAATAA
- a CDS encoding TIGR00375 family protein — translation MIANVDLHIHSRFSGGTSKDMNIENILKYGKLKGLHIIGTGDCTHPDYLEEIKQYKDRELILTTEIEDKDRVHHLILLPSISKVEELREVLKKYSKNIDIEGRPKISIGGAELLEIVKDVDGLIGPAHAFTPWTSLYKSFDSIYQCYQKKPDFIELGLSADTDMADMIPELREFPFLSNSDAHSYHPHRLGREFNQMEVDYIGGVEDNFEQIKKAIKHNKIIANYGLDPKLGKYHLTACSRCHTRFKLEDAKKFKWKCPKCGGSIKKGVLSRVEELSDGKIEHPPFRPPYYKLIPLAEMISLTIGKGIFTKAVQSLWEEFIKKYGNEIEVLINADIQDLAKIHPKVAETINLFRKGKIYIYPGGGGEYGKISFKPQKIEWYREEVTLDRWLK, via the coding sequence GTGATAGCAAATGTGGATTTGCATATTCATTCAAGATTTTCTGGAGGAACGTCAAAAGACATGAATATTGAAAACATCTTAAAATATGGGAAATTGAAAGGGTTGCATATTATTGGAACTGGAGATTGCACACATCCGGATTATTTAGAAGAGATAAAGCAATATAAGGATAGAGAGTTGATTTTAACTACAGAGATTGAGGATAAAGATAGAGTCCATCACCTCATTTTACTCCCATCTATAAGTAAGGTTGAAGAGTTGAGAGAAGTTTTAAAAAAATATTCTAAAAATATTGATATAGAAGGAAGACCAAAGATTTCTATTGGCGGAGCTGAGCTTTTAGAAATAGTTAAAGATGTTGATGGCTTAATAGGACCTGCACATGCCTTTACACCGTGGACATCGCTTTACAAATCTTTTGATTCAATATATCAATGCTATCAGAAAAAACCTGATTTTATAGAGCTCGGTTTATCGGCAGATACTGACATGGCAGACATGATTCCAGAGCTGAGAGAGTTTCCATTTTTATCAAACTCCGATGCACATTCATATCATCCTCATAGGTTGGGAAGAGAATTCAACCAAATGGAAGTTGATTATATTGGGGGAGTGGAGGATAACTTTGAACAGATAAAAAAAGCAATAAAGCATAATAAAATTATAGCCAACTATGGATTAGACCCAAAATTAGGGAAATATCATTTAACTGCCTGTTCAAGATGTCATACGAGATTTAAGTTGGAAGATGCTAAAAAATTCAAATGGAAATGTCCAAAGTGTGGAGGAAGTATAAAGAAGGGAGTTTTAAGTAGAGTTGAAGAGCTAAGTGATGGAAAAATAGAACATCCACCATTTAGGCCTCCATATTATAAGTTAATTCCATTGGCTGAGATGATTTCCTTAACAATAGGAAAGGGGATATTTACAAAGGCTGTTCAAAGCTTATGGGAAGAGTTTATTAAAAAATATGGGAATGAGATTGAGGTCTTAATAAATGCTGATATTCAAGATTTAGCTAAAATTCATCCAAAAGTTGCAGAAACTATTAATTTGTTTAGAAAAGGTAAAATTTACATCTATCCTGGCGGTGGGGGAGAGTATGGAAAAATCTCTTTTAAACCGCAAAAGATTGAGTGGTATAGGGAAGAAGTAACATTAGATAGGTGGCTAAAGTAG
- a CDS encoding RlmF-related methyltransferase, with product MLGLKIEDAIKYNENLKKYVYKKGDKLRINFKDKNALIEYNKTILKVLFGLDVEFHENGLIPTPINRYLFINSTFETLKKLNIEKPKVLEIGTGHSAIISLLIKKFYEAEVYATEVDNDFIEFAKRNVKRNKLDVKIINSKGKIIEGIDEIKDEKFDLIISYPPFYSKNSVASGRKFGGALAKNVELIGGGNFGEEFSLRIIEEGINFLNEKGVISLMMPKKPEKRRELIIKKMDDVGLSVEVDEIKTGNRLRYIIKGYR from the coding sequence ATGTTGGGATTGAAGATTGAAGATGCGATAAAATATAACGAAAATCTAAAAAAATATGTGTATAAAAAAGGAGATAAACTTAGAATTAACTTTAAAGACAAAAATGCCTTAATTGAATACAATAAAACAATTTTAAAGGTTTTATTTGGATTGGACGTTGAGTTTCATGAAAATGGATTAATTCCCACGCCAATAAACAGATATCTTTTTATAAACTCTACTTTTGAAACGTTAAAGAAACTAAACATAGAAAAGCCAAAGGTTTTGGAAATAGGGACAGGACATTCAGCTATAATATCTTTATTAATAAAAAAATTTTATGAGGCAGAGGTTTATGCAACTGAAGTTGATAATGATTTTATTGAATTTGCAAAAAGAAATGTAAAGAGAAACAAACTGGATGTAAAAATTATAAATTCTAAGGGAAAAATTATTGAAGGAATTGATGAAATTAAAGATGAAAAATTTGATTTAATAATATCATATCCTCCTTTTTATTCAAAAAACTCTGTTGCAAGTGGAAGGAAGTTTGGAGGGGCTTTAGCTAAGAATGTTGAACTAATCGGCGGAGGAAATTTTGGGGAGGAGTTTTCATTGAGAATAATTGAGGAGGGAATTAATTTTTTAAATGAAAAAGGAGTTATTTCTTTAATGATGCCAAAAAAGCCAGAAAAAAGAAGAGAGTTGATAATTAAAAAAATGGATGATGTTGGACTGAGTGTTGAAGTTGATGAAATCAAAACTGGAAATAGGTTGAGATATATAATTAAGGGATACAGGTGA
- a CDS encoding MBL fold metallo-hydrolase, with the protein MEIIFRGAALEVGRSCIEIKTDKSKILLDCGVKLGKEIEYPILDESIRDVDKVFVSHAHLDHSGALPILFHKRIDVPIITTELSKKLIKILLKDMVKIAETESKKIPYNGHDVKETMRHTIPLSYNEKKYYKDFSYELFSAGHIPGSASILLNYHDKKTILYTGDIKLRDTRLTKGADLSYTKDDIDVLIIESTYGNSIHPDRKAVELSFIEKIKEVLFRGGVTLIPVFAVDRAQEILLILNDYNIDAPIYLDGMAVDVTKLMLNYKHMLNEAIHLEKALKNVKIIEKSEDRIRAVENLSKNGGIVVTTAGMLDGGPILYYLKLFMHDPKNALLLTGYQVRESNGRHLIETGKLFIDKNEVKPNLEICMYNFSCHAGMDELHEVIKKVNPELLIIQHGEEVQATILRNWALEHGFDAIAPKLGDKIRI; encoded by the coding sequence ATGGAAATTATTTTTAGAGGGGCAGCGTTAGAGGTTGGGAGAAGCTGTATAGAAATAAAAACTGACAAAAGTAAAATATTGCTTGATTGTGGGGTTAAGCTTGGAAAGGAGATTGAATATCCCATATTGGATGAGTCCATAAGAGATGTGGATAAAGTTTTTGTTTCTCATGCTCATCTCGACCATTCAGGAGCTCTTCCAATACTATTCCACAAAAGAATAGATGTTCCAATAATCACAACTGAATTATCAAAAAAATTGATTAAGATTTTATTAAAAGATATGGTGAAAATTGCTGAAACAGAGAGTAAGAAAATACCCTACAACGGCCATGATGTAAAAGAGACTATGAGGCATACAATTCCATTAAGCTATAACGAAAAAAAGTATTACAAAGATTTCTCCTATGAGTTATTTAGTGCTGGACACATCCCTGGAAGTGCCTCCATATTGTTAAATTATCACGACAAAAAAACTATCCTATACACTGGAGATATAAAGCTTAGGGACACAAGATTAACAAAAGGGGCTGATTTGAGCTATACAAAGGATGATATCGATGTTTTGATTATAGAATCAACTTATGGGAATAGCATACACCCGGATAGAAAAGCTGTTGAGCTGAGTTTTATAGAGAAAATAAAAGAAGTTTTATTTAGGGGAGGGGTTACTTTAATCCCAGTATTTGCTGTAGATAGAGCTCAGGAGATATTGTTGATATTGAATGATTACAATATAGATGCTCCAATTTACTTAGATGGAATGGCTGTTGACGTTACAAAGTTAATGCTTAACTACAAACACATGCTAAATGAAGCAATACACTTAGAAAAAGCTTTAAAGAATGTTAAAATAATTGAAAAATCAGAAGATAGGATTAGGGCAGTTGAAAATTTATCAAAAAATGGAGGAATTGTTGTAACAACTGCGGGAATGTTGGATGGAGGGCCTATATTATATTATTTAAAGTTGTTCATGCATGACCCAAAAAATGCCTTATTATTAACTGGATATCAAGTTAGAGAATCAAATGGAAGACATTTAATTGAGACAGGGAAGTTATTTATTGATAAGAATGAAGTTAAGCCAAACTTAGAGATTTGTATGTACAACTTCTCATGCCATGCTGGAATGGATGAGTTACATGAGGTAATTAAAAAAGTAAATCCTGAGCTGTTAATTATACAGCATGGGGAGGAAGTTCAAGCAACAATTTTAAGAAATTGGGCTTTAGAGCATGGATTTGATGCAATAGCTCCAAAATTGGGTGATAAGATAAGAATTTAA